AATCAACAACTACAAGGAAACCTTATGAGCACCTTACCCAAATGCCCCGGCTGCAGTTCCGAATACACCTACGAAGACGGCGACAACTATGTCTGCCCGGAGTGCGCCCATGAATGGCCGATGCAGGCTGCGGAGAGCGCGGAGACTGAAAACTCGGTGGTCGACGCCTTCGGCAATGAGCTGAAAGACGGCGATTCGGTGACCGTCATCAAGGACCTGAAGATCAAAGGGTCGTCATTGGTGGTCAAGGTCGGCACCAAGGTCCGGAACATCCGGATCGTCTCGGGCGACCACGACATTGACTGCAAGATCGACGGCATCGGCGCCATGCAGTTGAAATCCGGGTTCGTCAAGAAAGCATGACCAGAAGCGGTCAGTGCGCCTCGGCCCAGTTGCTGCCGTAGCTGATATCCACCTTCAACGGCACGCGGCACTCTACGGCATGGGCCATCTCGTGCTCCACCAGCTGCTCCAGGTGAAGCAGCTCCCCCTCCGGCACCTCGAACACCAGTTCGTCATGGACCTGCATGAGCAGGCGGCTCTCCGCTCCTTCCAGCTTCAGTCGCCGGTCGATATTGATCATCGCCTTCTTGATGATGTCGGCCGCCGACCCCTGGATCGGGTAGTTGATGGCGTTGCGCTCGGCAAAGCTGCGCACCTGGAAGTTGTGGCTGTTGATATCCGGGATCGGCAGTCGTCGGCCGAGCATGGTGGTCACATAGCCATGCTCCCGCGCCTGCTCCACGCAGGAGTCGAGAAAGGCCATGGCCCCGGCATGACGGGCCTTGTAGGTGGCGATGAAGTCCTCGGCCACCTTACGGGCAACTCCCAACTGCGCTGCCAGGCTGAAGGCGCTCTGGCCGTAGATCACCCCGAAATTGATGGTCTTGGCCTGGCGCCGCATCTCGCCGGTGACCAGGCCGGGCATCAGGTCGAACACCTCGGCTGCGGTGCGGGTATGGATATCCTCGTCATTGCCGAAGGCATCGCAGAAGACCGGGTCGCCGGAGAGATGGGCCAGCACGCGCAGCTCGATCTGCGAATAGTCGGCTGACAGGATCTTGCACCCCTCCCTGGCGATGAACGCTTGGCGGATCTTTTTCCCCTCCTCGGTGCGGATCGGAATGTTCTGCAGGTTCGGGTCCGATGAGGAGAGCCGGCCGGTGCTGGTCACTGCCTGGTTGTAGGAGGTGTGCACCCGGCCGTCGCTGTCGGCCAGCTGCGGCAGGGCATCGGTATAGGTGGACTTGAGCTTGGCCACGCCCCGCTGCTGCAGCAGCAGTGAGGCGATCTCGTGACCCGCCTCGGCCAGCCGCTCCAGCTCATCGACATTGGTGGACCAGCCGGTCTTGAGCTTGGTCTTCTTGCCGGTTGGCAGCTGCAGCTTCTCGAACAGGATCTCCCCCAGCTGCTTGGGCGAGTTGACGTTGAACGGCCCTCCGGCCAGCTCATGGATCCGGCTCTCCAGGGTCACAAGCTGTTTGCCGAGCCCTGCGGAGAGCTCCGCCAGGAACGGCAGATCAAGCTTGACCCCCAGCAGTTCCATCTCGGCCAGGATCGTCACCAGCGGCATCTCCAGCTCGAACAGCAACCCCTCCATCCCCGCAGCGGCAACCTTGGGGAGCAGCAGCCGATGCAGCATGAAGGTGGCATCGCTATCCTCGCAGGAATAGCGGGCGGCCTTTTCCACCTCGATCTCGTCGAACCGCTTCTGATCCTTTCCTTTGCCGGCCACCTCCTCGTAGGAGATCATCTTGTGGTCGAGATACTCCACTGACAGGGCATCGAGCCCCTGGCTGGTGCGCCCCGGATTGACCAGGTAAGCGGCCAGCATGGTATCGCACCAGACCCCCTGCATTTCCACCCCGGCCGTACGCAGCACTTGGTAGTCATATTTGATGTTCTGGCCGATCTTCCGTTTGTCCGGGTCTGTCAGGAACGGCCTGAGACGGTCAAGCACTATTGCAAGATTCAGCTGGGTGGGAACGCCGAGATAATGGTGGCCGACCGGGATGTAGTACGCCTCGTGCGACCGCCAGGAGAGCGAGATGCCGACGATTTCCGCCATCCTGGGGTCAAGGCTGGTGGTTTCCAGGTCAATGGCAAACTCTTCGACCTTTGCCAGCTCCTGCAGCAGCGCCGCGAACTCCGCTTCGCTGAGGATGGTGCGGTACTCTTCGCTGGAGAGGGTGGAACGGCTGGTCAGCTCCTTCATCAGCGAGGTAAAGCCGAACCGCTTGAACAGCTCGGCCAGAACCGCATTGTCAGGCGGTTCGGCAACGAAATCCCCCAGGTCATAAGCAATCGGCACCCGGCAGTCGATGGTGGCCAGTTGTCGCGACAGCCGCGCCTGGTCGGCAAAGGCCCGGATGTTCTCGCCAGTCTTGCCTTTGACCTCGCTGCTCCTTGCCAACAGGGCATCCATGGAACCAAACTCCTGCACCAGCTTGATGGCGGTCTTCTCGCCGATGCCGGGTACGCCCGGGATATTATCCGAGGAGTCGCCGGCCAGCCCGAGGATATCGATCACCTTGTCCGGCCCGACCCCGAACCGCTCGATCACCTCGGCGGCGCCGGAAATCTTGTCCTTCATGGTATCGAGCAGGGTCACATGGTCGCTGACAACCTGCATCAGGTCCTTGTCGCCGGTCACCACCACGGTATTGATCCCGCGTTCTCCGCAATCGCGGCAGATAGTGCCGATGATATCGTCCGCCTCAAAGCCGTCCAGTTCCAGCACCGGAATCCGGAATGCCCGCACCAGCTCCTTGATCGGCTCCACCTGCTGCCGCAGGTCGTCGGGCATGGCGGCCCGGTTTGCCTTGTACTCCGGGTAGATCTCGGTGCGGAAGGTCTTGCGGGAGATATCGAACACCACGGCCACATAGGATGGCTGCCGGTCTTTCAGCACCTTGAGCAGCATCTGGGTGAAGCCGAAGATGGCGTTGGTCGGAAAGCCGCCCGGCCCGGAGAGATGGCGGATGGCATGGTAGGCGCGATACAGGTACGAAGAACCGTCGATCAGGTACAGGGTGGTATTGTTGTCCATCCGGCTACATCTCCTCTTTGGTAAAGATGACAAACGCCATGCTTGGCCGTTTTTGCGACTCGCGCATGGCGAAATGCAGGCCGTCAAAGCGCCACCCCTTGGCGGTCCACTCATTGAGGGTCTCCTCAAGCACATCTTCGGAAACGGTACTGACCTCGACAACCTTGTACGTGAGCATGGCTCCTCCGGATCATGATTTCGGGCAATAGTAGTTGATTCGGCAAGGGGTATCAACATTCATTTGCATTCGTTTGCAGCAGAGCGAAATGGTGCTAAACTTTCCCCAAGGAAAGGAGGTGAGCAGTTCGGCCACAACGCGGTCTAATGACCCTACAAACTCGAAGCAAGGAGCTACGGTATGATCAACGAGCAGCAAGTTTCATTCGAGAAGCAGACAGAGCTTACCGAGATACACCTTGAGACCGATTACCAGCGCAAAGACTTGAAAGCCAGGCGGGCAGCAACCAAGCTCAGCCTCTATGACGGATCGAAAAAATTGAAGCACAGCGTCCCCAAGGGGAAGAAAGTCTGAAGCGCTTTCAGAGAGTTACAATGATCAGGAGAAACCGGTAATGGCAATAGTAAAATACAATCCGATTAAAGAGCTCCGCTCGATGCAGGAACAGATGAACCGCCTGCTTGACCTGGCATGGAACCGGGAGACCGGCGAAGATATGCGGGACGGGGTCTGGCAGCCGGCGGTGGACATCTACGAAGATGACGAATCAGTGGTGATAAAGGCCGAGATCCCGGATGTGGACCAGAAGGATATCGAGGTCAAGATCGAGGACAACACCCTCACCCTCAAGGGGGAGCGGCGCCACGACCAGAGCGTGAAAAAAGAGAATTACCATCGGGTGGAGCGGTACTACGGCACTTTCCAGCGCAGCTTCCACCTGCCGCACACCATTGATCAGGAGAAGATCAAGGCCGCGTGCGACCGTGGGGTTTTAACCATTACCCTGCCGAAAAAAGGGGAGAAGAAACCGAAACAGATTACCGTGGAAGTAAAGTAAACCGCAAAAACCAATTTGCGAGCAAAAACGCCCGACTGCCATAACGCAGCCGGGCGTTTTTGCATCGCAATTAACTCAGTTCATGCTGCCGGTACGATATCCTTCCAGATCCAGCGCCACGAATTTGAATCCAGCCTTTTTGAATGCGGCAACTACCTGATTCCTCAAGTCGTCAGCCAGTAGCCGCGGCAATTCCTCCGGGGCCAGCTCGATCCGTGCCGTTTCACCGTGATACCGGACCCGATAGACCCGGAACCCTTGGGCCTTCAAAAACTCTTCGCACTGCTCGATCATACTGAGCCGCTCGGCAGTTATCTCCACCCCGTAGGGGAAGCGGCTGGCCAGACAGGCGTAGGCCTGCTTGTTCCAGGTCGCCAGGCCGAGCTCGCGACTCAGCGCCCGGACATCGTCCTTGGAAAAACCTGCCTCCAGCAGCGGACTGCGCACCTGCAGCTCTCCGGCGGCCCGTCGCCCCGGCCGGTAATCGCCGAGATCGTCACTGTTGGTGCCGTCGCAGATATGGGCAAACCCCATTTCCGCGGCCTTGGCAGCACAGATGCCGAACAGCTCTTTCTTGCAGTGGTAACAGCGGTCCCGCGGGTTCTCGCTATAACCGGGAATCTCCAGTTCGTTGGAATCGACTACGATCTGCCGGGCGCCGATCACCTTGGCCAGGGAGACCGCCTCTCGGAATTCCGATTCCGGGTAGGTGGGGGATGTCGCGGTTATGGCGCAGGCACGCTCTCCCAGCAGGTCATGGGCGACCTTGAGCAACAGGGTTGAATCAACACCTCCGGAAAACGCGACCAGTACCGATCCCATCTCTTCCAGAACCGTCTTGAGACGGGCATATTTGCTGGGCAGGTCAGACATTCGCAGTCTTCCGCCGGGGTTTGACCGTAGTAGACAGGTCCTCCTGCAACAGTCCCATGGCTTCCCCCCGCTCGCACAATACGGCCAGGGAAATCTCGGAAAAGAGCGATTCAAGCCGGCTGGACGCCTCAGTCCAGACCGTCTGGGTGACGCAGGTGCCGTCAAAGGAACAGGCACTCTTCTTCCGCTTGCGCTTTCCGGGAGAACAGTCTACCAGCAGGAGGTCACCTTCTGTGGCCTTGACGATGTCCTTGACGGTCACATCCTTGAGCGGCTTGGCAATCAGGTAGCCGCCCTGCGGCCCGCGCTTGCTTTTCAACAGCCCGGCCCGCTTCAGATTCTGAAAGATCTGTTCCAGGTATCGGGGAGATATTTCCTGCCGGCGGGCAATGTCCTGAATCTGCACCGGCCGGTTGGCCGCATGATAGGCAATGTCGAACAGTGCCCGTAAGCCGTATCGGCTTTTGGTTGAAAGACGCATCTCGGTCTCCTTTTCTTACCAGTACTTTTCCGGCGGGGCAAAACGTCCCAACAGCTTAATCTCACCATCGACAACCTGGAATTTATCACCGAGTTCATTGATCCAGCTGTTGCCCTCTTCAAGCGGGGTTGGTACCTCGCGCTTACCGAGATACACCTCGTCCTCCCCAATATAGGCGAACCACTCCAGGTTGCCGTTCATCCAGATCTTGTTCTTGAGTTCCAACACTAACCTCCTGTGGAATTATTGCAGCAGATGTTACCGGAATGATCGATGCCGGTCAAGCGCCACCGATCCGTTTGACCTGTTTTTTCTTGTTGCGTTTCAACAATTTTGTTAGAAGTGAAACCTCCAGTATCTAATCCGAGGGAGGAACCCGATATGAAGTTCACCAAAATGCACGGCGCAGGCAATGACTATGTCTATGTCAACTGTTTCGAAGAGCAGATCGAGAACCCGGCTGAGATCGCCATCAAGGTCTCCAACCGCAATTTCGGCATCGGTTCGGACGGCCTGATCCTGATCATGCCTTCCGATAAGGCAGACGTGCGGATGAGAATGTTCAACTCCGACGGCTCGGAATCCGAGATGTGCGGCAACGGCATCCGCTGCGTGGCCAAGTATTCTTATGACCACGGCATTGTGACCAAGAAGGAGATCACTGCCGAGACCGGCGCCGGGATCCTTACCCTGCAGCTCTTCACCGGCAGCGACAACAAGGTGAACCGGGTGCGGGTCAACATGGGGAAGCCGCGGCTGACCAAGGTCGAGATCCCGATGCTCGGCGATCCTCAGGACGGCCAGACCGTAAACCAGCCGCTGAATATTCTGCACACCACCTTTAACATCACCACGGTCTCCATGGGCAACCCCCATTGCGTGATCTTTGTCGATGACGTGGAGAGCTTCCAGGTGGAAAAATACGGGCCGCTGATCGAAAACCACGACCTCTTCCCACGCCGCACCAACGTGGAATTCGTCCAGATCATCTCCCGCACCGAAGTCCGGCAGCGGACCTGGGAGCGGGGCGCCGGCGAAACCCTCGCCTGCGGCACCGGCGCCAGCGCGGTCTGCGTGGCCGGGGCGCTGAACGGCCTGACTGACAAGAAGATCCTCAACCACCTGTCCGGTGGCGATCTGGAGCTGGAGTGGTCTGAAGACGGCTTCCTCTACATGACCGGCCCGGCCACCGAGGTGTTTTCCGGGGAAATAACCCTGTAATGATTGATTGTCAGATGTGCAGCAAATGGCTCGACGAGCCGGAGATGCGGGTCGCGGAGCTGGAGCATAGTTATGTGCTCCTGAACCGCGACCAGTTTTTCCCCGGCTACTGTTTCGTCTTTACCAAGACCCATGTGACCGAGCTGTTCCACTTGGACCAGGACACCAGGGCAGCAATAATTGAAGAGGTGAATGCGGTTGCCGCAGCGCTGTTCGCGGTATTCCAGCCGACTAAGATCAACTACGAACTGCTCGGCAACATGGTCCCCCACATGCACTGGCACATCGTGCCCCGCTTTACGACCGACCCGCTCTGGCCGCGACCGATCTGGAGCGATCCGCATGAGCCTCTTATGCTCTCACCCGACGACTACCGGTTTCGTATCCAGGCGATCGCCGAGCTCCTCTCCCGCAGATAGAGCCGTTCTTTCCCGTCGATTTCCTTCCTGCTGTTACCGCTTCATTACATTGTCACCTAGACAAAAGATGATACGCTTTCCGGTGAACCTGCGTTCCGAAGGGAGAGACAATGGACCTGTTGTGGAAGGCGTCCGACCAGCACCAGAGGCTCGATGAATTGACGACGTGCGACGCTGCCGCCAAGAAGCTTCCGCTGCGCCGGGATGTTCGGTCCATGGGGATGCTTCTTGGTGAGGTGATCCGGGCCCAGGCCGGAGAGGCGGCGTTCAACCTGGAGGAGCGCCTGAGAAAGCTCTCAATAGGCCACCGGGAGAGCACTGCCCCTGTCGACGACGCTGAAAGCCCTCCCGGAGAGCAGGTACTCCTCCGGCAGATGATCGATCTGGTCTCGACCATGACCCTGCCCGATACCGCCCTGATAATCAAGGCTTTCGCGACCTTCTTTGAACTGACCAATCTTGCCGAGACCAACAACCGCAAAAGGAGAAGCCGCGCCCACCGTGTTGCCGGTGTTTCCGCCAAACCCGGCACACTTCGCGCAACCCTCCAGCGTATGCACGATGCCGGTATGGATGCCGACCAGACGCTGCTCTGTCTGTCCCGTTTGGAAATCCTCCCGGTATTTACCGCCCACCCCACCGAGGTGTCGCGGCGCGTGGTTCTCTTCAAGCGACGCCGCATAGCGGAGATACTGGAACGGCTCGACAGATTGCCGCTCTCTCCTGCCGAGGCTGAGGAGTGCCAGGAGGCGATCCGGGCGGAGATAACCGCTCTCTGGCAGTCCGATGATGTCCGGCGGCGCAAGCCGACGGTACAGGATGAGATCATCATGGGGATGGACCATTATCCCGGTGCGCTGATCGCAGCGGTAAACAGCTTCTATGCCGAGGCAGCCCGCGATTTCCGGGGGGTCTTCGGCAGGGATATCCGGTTGTCTGCGTTTCCGACGATGATCCGTTTCGGTTCCTGGATCGGGGGGGATCGCGACGGCAACCCGTTCGTTACGCCGGAGTGCACCCGGGATGCGCTGCGTAAGGCACGGGAACTGATCCTTGCCGAATATGCAGGCGACATGGAGGAGCTGTACCGGTTGCTCACCCCCTCCGTATGCCAGGTCGGCGACGATCCCCCCTTGCGTGAGACGCTTGGCCGGCAGGCAACCCGGTTCCCGAAGGCTGCCGGCTTGGTCGACACCCTTCCGGACAGTGAGCTGCCGAGGCGGTTTGCGGCGTTTATGCTCCACCGCCTGAGAAGCACGCAGTCCGCAGCCGATGACGGCCAGGCCTATCCGAACCCCGAGGAGTTAGCCGCCGATATCGACCTCCTCATGCAGAGCCTTGACCGGAACCGGGGGGAATTGCTGTCGCAAAGGCTACTCGAACCGCTCCATCGGAAGCTTTCCACCTTCGGCTTCCATCTCCACACCCTTGACATCCGGCAGCACGCAAAGGTTCACTCGCTGGCTGTGGAAGAGCTCATGGGTCAAGCCGGCCGGACAGCGGTACGCGAGAACCCCCTCTCGTCCCAGACCTGCGGGCTCCTCGATACCCTCCGCACGATCGCCGCCTTGAAGAAGGAGTTCTCCCCCGCCGCAATCCGGAGTTATGTCATAAGCGGTGCGCGCTGCGTGAACGATATCCATAACCTGATCTGGCTGATGGAGCTCTCCGGGATAGAAGTCGCCGGCCGGAAGGAGTGCGGCGATCCCGGGGTCATGCCGGTACCCCTGTTCGAATCGATCGAAGACCTGCGGAATGCGGGCGCGGTCTGCCGGGAGCTATGGAACGATCCCGGTTACCGGAGATACCTCGATTCTTGGGAAGGGTGCCAGGAGGTCATGATCGGCTATTCCGACTCGAACAAGGACGGCGGGATGCTGACCAGCAGCTGGGAGATATTCAAGGCGCACGAGGCTCTGCACCGGGTTGCCCGGGAGAGTGGAGTGCAGCTGAGGCTTTTCCATGGTCGTGGTGGAACGGTCGGCCGTGGCGGTGGTCCTACGCATCGCGCCATCGTATCTCAGCCTCCCGGCGCTTTCTCCGGCGCCATCAAGCTGACGGAACAGGGGGAGGTGATCAACTTCAAGTACAACGACCCGGCCCTGGCGCGACGAAACCTTGAGCTGCTGGTGGCCTCCTCCCTGGAGGCCCTGGTGCGTACCGGCCTTGTGGAGACCTGCATCGACCCTGCGTGGGAGGAGGCTCTGGAAGAGATGTCGGCCGTTGCCTATTCGTTCTACCGGGAAAGGATAGCGGAGAATCCCGATATCCTCTCCTATTTCGAGCAGGCGACCCCGGTGCTTGAGTTCGAACTGGCCAAGATCGGCTCTCGCCCGGCGCGCCGCAGCCAGACCACGTCACTTGACGACCTTCGGGCAATCCCCTGGGGATTTGGGTGGATCCAGAGCCGGCTGATGCTCCCGGCCTGGTTCGGCGTAGGGACCGCCTGCGAGCGGTTCGCATCGCGAGGATGCGCCGAGAGAGAGCTGCTGGCGGCAATGATGCGCCGCTTCCCGTTTTTCTTCGACATGATGCGCAATGTGGAGATGGCAATGGCCAAGGTAGATCTTTCGCTGGCACGGCAGTACGCCCTCCTTGTGGAGGATGCGGCGCTGCGGGAACGGGTCTGGAGTCTTCTGACTGACGAGTTCGCCCGCACCAGGTCGATGCTTCTCGAGATCTCCGGCCAGGAACGCCTGCTGCAGAGCAATCCGGGTCTGGCGGAGAGCTTGCGGCTTCGTGCCCCGTACATAGATCCGTTGAGCCTGATTCAGATAGAGCTGCTGCGCAGGAAAAGGGGGGGGGACTGGAGCGGTCGGCACGATTACCTCCTGGCGGCTTCCATCCACGGCATTGCCGCGGGGCTTCGCAACACCGGCTGACTAACATCTGCAAGAAGCTGTGGAGATGCACGACCCGGCCGTTGCCGGTTGACATTTCCACTGCTTAGCGCTAAACCTGTAGGCGGTTTTCCCCTGATCATCCTATTTCCAGGAGGAGTGTGACATACCCATGAAAGACTATCTCGGCGCGCACATGTCCATTGCCGGAGGGATCCACCTGGCGGTCGATCGCGGGGCAGCCGCCGGTTGCGGTGTTATCCAGGTATTCACCCAGGTCTCCAACCAGTGGCGGGGCAAGATGCCGTCGCCGGCTGACACCGCCCTGTTCCGGGAAAAACTGGCCGCATCCGGCATGCACGAAGCGGTCAGCCACGACATTTATCTCATCAACCTGGCGGCGCCGCCGGGCGAGACCCGCGACAAGAGCCTGGCCGGGTTTGGCGAGGAGATGCGCCGC
This region of Geoanaerobacter pelophilus genomic DNA includes:
- a CDS encoding HIT family protein, coding for MIDCQMCSKWLDEPEMRVAELEHSYVLLNRDQFFPGYCFVFTKTHVTELFHLDQDTRAAIIEEVNAVAAALFAVFQPTKINYELLGNMVPHMHWHIVPRFTTDPLWPRPIWSDPHEPLMLSPDDYRFRIQAIAELLSRR
- the dapF gene encoding diaminopimelate epimerase, with translation MKFTKMHGAGNDYVYVNCFEEQIENPAEIAIKVSNRNFGIGSDGLILIMPSDKADVRMRMFNSDGSESEMCGNGIRCVAKYSYDHGIVTKKEITAETGAGILTLQLFTGSDNKVNRVRVNMGKPRLTKVEIPMLGDPQDGQTVNQPLNILHTTFNITTVSMGNPHCVIFVDDVESFQVEKYGPLIENHDLFPRRTNVEFVQIISRTEVRQRTWERGAGETLACGTGASAVCVAGALNGLTDKKILNHLSGGDLELEWSEDGFLYMTGPATEVFSGEITL
- a CDS encoding phosphoenolpyruvate carboxylase, whose protein sequence is MDLLWKASDQHQRLDELTTCDAAAKKLPLRRDVRSMGMLLGEVIRAQAGEAAFNLEERLRKLSIGHRESTAPVDDAESPPGEQVLLRQMIDLVSTMTLPDTALIIKAFATFFELTNLAETNNRKRRSRAHRVAGVSAKPGTLRATLQRMHDAGMDADQTLLCLSRLEILPVFTAHPTEVSRRVVLFKRRRIAEILERLDRLPLSPAEAEECQEAIRAEITALWQSDDVRRRKPTVQDEIIMGMDHYPGALIAAVNSFYAEAARDFRGVFGRDIRLSAFPTMIRFGSWIGGDRDGNPFVTPECTRDALRKARELILAEYAGDMEELYRLLTPSVCQVGDDPPLRETLGRQATRFPKAAGLVDTLPDSELPRRFAAFMLHRLRSTQSAADDGQAYPNPEELAADIDLLMQSLDRNRGELLSQRLLEPLHRKLSTFGFHLHTLDIRQHAKVHSLAVEELMGQAGRTAVRENPLSSQTCGLLDTLRTIAALKKEFSPAAIRSYVISGARCVNDIHNLIWLMELSGIEVAGRKECGDPGVMPVPLFESIEDLRNAGAVCRELWNDPGYRRYLDSWEGCQEVMIGYSDSNKDGGMLTSSWEIFKAHEALHRVARESGVQLRLFHGRGGTVGRGGGPTHRAIVSQPPGAFSGAIKLTEQGEVINFKYNDPALARRNLELLVASSLEALVRTGLVETCIDPAWEEALEEMSAVAYSFYRERIAENPDILSYFEQATPVLEFELAKIGSRPARRSQTTSLDDLRAIPWGFGWIQSRLMLPAWFGVGTACERFASRGCAERELLAAMMRRFPFFFDMMRNVEMAMAKVDLSLARQYALLVEDAALRERVWSLLTDEFARTRSMLLEISGQERLLQSNPGLAESLRLRAPYIDPLSLIQIELLRRKRGGDWSGRHDYLLAASIHGIAAGLRNTG
- a CDS encoding zinc ribbon domain-containing protein YjdM: MSTLPKCPGCSSEYTYEDGDNYVCPECAHEWPMQAAESAETENSVVDAFGNELKDGDSVTVIKDLKIKGSSLVVKVGTKVRNIRIVSGDHDIDCKIDGIGAMQLKSGFVKKA
- the polA gene encoding DNA polymerase I; the encoded protein is MDNNTTLYLIDGSSYLYRAYHAIRHLSGPGGFPTNAIFGFTQMLLKVLKDRQPSYVAVVFDISRKTFRTEIYPEYKANRAAMPDDLRQQVEPIKELVRAFRIPVLELDGFEADDIIGTICRDCGERGINTVVVTGDKDLMQVVSDHVTLLDTMKDKISGAAEVIERFGVGPDKVIDILGLAGDSSDNIPGVPGIGEKTAIKLVQEFGSMDALLARSSEVKGKTGENIRAFADQARLSRQLATIDCRVPIAYDLGDFVAEPPDNAVLAELFKRFGFTSLMKELTSRSTLSSEEYRTILSEAEFAALLQELAKVEEFAIDLETTSLDPRMAEIVGISLSWRSHEAYYIPVGHHYLGVPTQLNLAIVLDRLRPFLTDPDKRKIGQNIKYDYQVLRTAGVEMQGVWCDTMLAAYLVNPGRTSQGLDALSVEYLDHKMISYEEVAGKGKDQKRFDEIEVEKAARYSCEDSDATFMLHRLLLPKVAAAGMEGLLFELEMPLVTILAEMELLGVKLDLPFLAELSAGLGKQLVTLESRIHELAGGPFNVNSPKQLGEILFEKLQLPTGKKTKLKTGWSTNVDELERLAEAGHEIASLLLQQRGVAKLKSTYTDALPQLADSDGRVHTSYNQAVTSTGRLSSSDPNLQNIPIRTEEGKKIRQAFIAREGCKILSADYSQIELRVLAHLSGDPVFCDAFGNDEDIHTRTAAEVFDLMPGLVTGEMRRQAKTINFGVIYGQSAFSLAAQLGVARKVAEDFIATYKARHAGAMAFLDSCVEQAREHGYVTTMLGRRLPIPDINSHNFQVRSFAERNAINYPIQGSAADIIKKAMINIDRRLKLEGAESRLLMQVHDELVFEVPEGELLHLEQLVEHEMAHAVECRVPLKVDISYGSNWAEAH
- a CDS encoding RrF2 family transcriptional regulator encodes the protein MRLSTKSRYGLRALFDIAYHAANRPVQIQDIARRQEISPRYLEQIFQNLKRAGLLKSKRGPQGGYLIAKPLKDVTVKDIVKATEGDLLLVDCSPGKRKRKKSACSFDGTCVTQTVWTEASSRLESLFSEISLAVLCERGEAMGLLQEDLSTTVKPRRKTANV
- a CDS encoding DUF4177 domain-containing protein, whose product is MLTYKVVEVSTVSEDVLEETLNEWTAKGWRFDGLHFAMRESQKRPSMAFVIFTKEEM
- the larE gene encoding ATP-dependent sacrificial sulfur transferase LarE — encoded protein: MSDLPSKYARLKTVLEEMGSVLVAFSGGVDSTLLLKVAHDLLGERACAITATSPTYPESEFREAVSLAKVIGARQIVVDSNELEIPGYSENPRDRCYHCKKELFGICAAKAAEMGFAHICDGTNSDDLGDYRPGRRAAGELQVRSPLLEAGFSKDDVRALSRELGLATWNKQAYACLASRFPYGVEITAERLSMIEQCEEFLKAQGFRVYRVRYHGETARIELAPEELPRLLADDLRNQVVAAFKKAGFKFVALDLEGYRTGSMN
- a CDS encoding Hsp20/alpha crystallin family protein, giving the protein MAIVKYNPIKELRSMQEQMNRLLDLAWNRETGEDMRDGVWQPAVDIYEDDESVVIKAEIPDVDQKDIEVKIEDNTLTLKGERRHDQSVKKENYHRVERYYGTFQRSFHLPHTIDQEKIKAACDRGVLTITLPKKGEKKPKQITVEVK